Proteins from a genomic interval of Lolium perenne isolate Kyuss_39 chromosome 1, Kyuss_2.0, whole genome shotgun sequence:
- the LOC127345475 gene encoding transcription factor BC1 has product MEGFSTQQHSYCHPHEPLLAGFPACCNLEAEAAMAYESSTSSPPLSMVMQQLQGSFPPSFGAEAAAGGGDNGRRMASIEASLGSAQEMDVSGGKMISRKNKRSNANVAGVKGERAGRGLGGVGDVDDAKVEEEAAGYVHVRARRGQATDRHSVAERLRRERIGEKMKMLQSLVPGCDKLTGKVLLDEIINYVQSLQSQVEFLSMRLANLNPTMVYELGLDIRSVCHPDSPQVEKTAEMPPHELVQWMGQTTGTASLAEVQGAPTGATGFVQDGSSNRVMQQVQRLQEEELNNCLNFFQHCN; this is encoded by the exons ATGGAAGGCTTCTCAACCCAACAGCACTCCTACTGCCACCCTCATGAGCCTCTCTTAGCAGGCTTCCCTGCTTGCTGCAACCTTGAGGCAGAAGCAGCCATGGCCTATGAGTCCAGCACCAGCTCACCTCCATTGTCAATGGTGATGCAACAGCTACAGGGGAGCTTCCCTCCCTCCTTTGGAGCTGAAGCTGCTGCTGGTGGTGGTGACAACGGAAGAAGGATGGCTTCTATTGAAGCTTCACTGGGCTCAGCTCAGGAAATG GATGTAAGTGGGGGCAAGATGATTAGTAGAAAGAACAAGAGAAGCAATGCCAATGTGGCTGGTGTGAAGGGGGAAAGGGCAGGCAGGGGGCTTGGTGGTGTAGGTGATGTGGATGATGccaaggtggaggaggaggcagcTGGGTACGTGCATGTGAGGGCTAGGAGGGGCCAAGCCACAGACAGACACAGCGTTGCAGAGAGG TTGAGAAGGGAGAGGATTGGTGAGAAGATGAAGATGCTACAGAGCCTGGTTCCTGGTTGTGACAAG CTTACAGGGAAAGTTCTGCTGGATGAGATCATCAACTACGTGCAGTCGCTGCAGAGCCAAGTTGAG TTTCTGTCGATGAGGCTCGCCAATCTGAACCCAACGATGGTGTATGAGCTCGGACTGGACATCCGCAGCGTGTGCCACCCAGATTCTCCGCAG GTGGAAAAAACGGCCGAGATGCCCCCACATGAGCTTGTGCAGTGGATGGGCCAAACCACTGGCACTGCTTCACTTGCTGAGGTTCAAGGAGCACCCACAGGAGCAACAGGGTTCGTTCAG GATGGCAGCAGCAACCGTGTGATGCAGCAGGTGCAAAGGCTGCAGGAAGAGGAGTTGAATAACTGCCTGAACTTCTTTCAGCACTGTAACTAG
- the LOC127345485 gene encoding avenin-3-like, with protein sequence MKTFLILAVLTVVVTMANATVQLDPTSQYQPEQPFPQPQQPFPQPKQWLFPEQQQPSLQQQPSLQQQPSFQPILQQELNKCQEFLVKQCKPLTIVSLLRPRIFQQSTCHVMQKQCCQQLAQIPKQLRYPAIHSVVQAIIMQQQQQQQQQQQQQQQQQQFFPPQKQQVDQGFFQPQPQQVGQSFIQPQQLAQFEATRKFALQTLPTMCNVQVPPYYATAPSSRTFLF encoded by the exons ATGAAGACCTTTCTCATCCTTGCCGTCCTTACCGTGGTGGTAACCATGGCCAACGCCACTGTGCAGCTTGACCCTACAAGTCAATATCAACCCGAACAACCATTTCCGCAACCTCAACAACCATTTCCGCAACCGAAGCAATGGTT ATTTCCCGAGCAGCAACAACCATCCCTGCAGCAACAACCATCCCTGCAGCAACAACCGTCTTTCCAGCCAATTCTACAACAAGAGTTGAACAAGTGCCAAGAGTTCCTCGTGAAGCAGTGCAAACCACTGACAATTGTGTCGCTCCTTCGGCCAAGGATCTTTCAACAGAGCACCTGCCACGTGATGCAGAAACAATGTTGCCAGCAGCTGGCGCAGATTCCCAAGCAGCTCCGGTACCCTGCCATACATAGCGTGGTGCAGGCCATCAtcatgcaacaacaacaacaacaacaacaacaacaacaacaacaacaacaacaacaacaattctTCCCACCTCAGAAGCAGCAGGTGGATCAAGGCTTCTTCCAGCCTCAGCCACAACAGGTGGGCCAGAGCTTCATCCAACCACAACAGCTAGCTCAGTTCGAGGCGACGAGGAAGTTTGCGCTGCAGACCTTGCCAACGATGTGTAATGTGCAAGTCCCGCCGTACTACGCCACCGCCCCGTCTAGCCGCACCTTTCTCTTTTGA
- the LOC127329517 gene encoding protein argonaute 1D-like isoform X1: MCQVSGMDFALEPILLTIYVCPDQVERALKARFHDVVTVLGPHYKELKLLIGIFPDNNGPLYARLRDRPRADISVCLTKQLFKMNKQILANLALKVNAKVVGRNTLLADVVSRCIPLVTDMPMIIFGTDVTHPHPGEDSSPSIAAVVASQNSREVTKYAGLVHAQAHRQILMEYLCNVTHDPTFCRLRDGVSEG, translated from the exons ATGTGCCAGGTCTCAGGAATG GACTTTGCTCTGGAGCCTATTCTTCTGACTATATACGTTTGTCCAGATCAGGTGGAGCGAGCTCTGAAAGCTAGGTTCCACGATGTGGTGACCGTACTCGGACCGCACTACAAGGAGCTCAAACTGCTCATTGGAATATTTCCTGATAACAATGGACCACTCTATG CGCGTCTGCGAGATCGACCTCGGGCTGATATCTCAGTTTGTCTGACCAAGCAACTGTTTAAGATGAACAAGCAGATCCTGGCAAACCTTGCTCTAAAGGTCAATGCCAAG GTTGTGGGAAGGAACACTTTGCTGGCGGATGTGGTGTCGAGGTGCATCCCTTTGGTCACTGACATGCCGATGATCATATTTGGCACCGATGTTACCCATCCCCACCCTGGTGAAGACAGTAGCCCTTCCATTGCTGCA GTTGTGGCCTCCCAGAATTCGCGTGAGGTGACTAAGTATGCCGGCCTGGTCCATGCTCAAGCTCACAGGCAAATTTTGATGGAGTATCTGTGCAATGTCACCCATGATCCTACTTTCTGTCGCCTGAG GGATGGTGTAAGTGAAGGCTAG
- the LOC127329517 gene encoding protein argonaute 1D-like isoform X2 — protein MCQVSGMDFALEPILLTIYVCPDQVERALKARFHDVVTVLGPHYKELKLLIGIFPDNNGPLYARLRDRPRADISVCLTKQLFKMNKQILANLALKVNAKVVGRNTLLADVVSRCIPLVTDMPMIIFGTDVTHPHPGEDSSPSIAAVVASQNSREVTKYAGLVHAQAHRQILMEYLCNVTHDPTFCRLR, from the exons ATGTGCCAGGTCTCAGGAATG GACTTTGCTCTGGAGCCTATTCTTCTGACTATATACGTTTGTCCAGATCAGGTGGAGCGAGCTCTGAAAGCTAGGTTCCACGATGTGGTGACCGTACTCGGACCGCACTACAAGGAGCTCAAACTGCTCATTGGAATATTTCCTGATAACAATGGACCACTCTATG CGCGTCTGCGAGATCGACCTCGGGCTGATATCTCAGTTTGTCTGACCAAGCAACTGTTTAAGATGAACAAGCAGATCCTGGCAAACCTTGCTCTAAAGGTCAATGCCAAG GTTGTGGGAAGGAACACTTTGCTGGCGGATGTGGTGTCGAGGTGCATCCCTTTGGTCACTGACATGCCGATGATCATATTTGGCACCGATGTTACCCATCCCCACCCTGGTGAAGACAGTAGCCCTTCCATTGCTGCA GTTGTGGCCTCCCAGAATTCGCGTGAGGTGACTAAGTATGCCGGCCTGGTCCATGCTCAAGCTCACAGGCAAATTTTGATGGAGTATCTGTGCAATGTCACCCATGATCCTACTTTCTGTCGCCTGAGGTAG
- the LOC127329517 gene encoding protein argonaute 1D-like isoform X3 — MCQVSGMVERALKARFHDVVTVLGPHYKELKLLIGIFPDNNGPLYARLRDRPRADISVCLTKQLFKMNKQILANLALKVNAKVVGRNTLLADVVSRCIPLVTDMPMIIFGTDVTHPHPGEDSSPSIAAVVASQNSREVTKYAGLVHAQAHRQILMEYLCNVTHDPTFCRLRDGVSEG; from the exons ATGTGCCAGGTCTCAGGAATG GTGGAGCGAGCTCTGAAAGCTAGGTTCCACGATGTGGTGACCGTACTCGGACCGCACTACAAGGAGCTCAAACTGCTCATTGGAATATTTCCTGATAACAATGGACCACTCTATG CGCGTCTGCGAGATCGACCTCGGGCTGATATCTCAGTTTGTCTGACCAAGCAACTGTTTAAGATGAACAAGCAGATCCTGGCAAACCTTGCTCTAAAGGTCAATGCCAAG GTTGTGGGAAGGAACACTTTGCTGGCGGATGTGGTGTCGAGGTGCATCCCTTTGGTCACTGACATGCCGATGATCATATTTGGCACCGATGTTACCCATCCCCACCCTGGTGAAGACAGTAGCCCTTCCATTGCTGCA GTTGTGGCCTCCCAGAATTCGCGTGAGGTGACTAAGTATGCCGGCCTGGTCCATGCTCAAGCTCACAGGCAAATTTTGATGGAGTATCTGTGCAATGTCACCCATGATCCTACTTTCTGTCGCCTGAG GGATGGTGTAAGTGAAGGCTAG